A single Paenibacillus kribbensis DNA region contains:
- the walK gene encoding cell wall metabolism sensor histidine kinase WalK, with amino-acid sequence MQLIGVYFVSSMKNSLTSNFTQDLQARAEMLSVLAEQDLSGSDGKMEEDSVESLRARVNNLFDFSGAEIQVLDASGKVLITSQGSHADYVGRKNTQTVVSRALQGIRDNEEYMVDEDNVRKKVVAKPVISQGKIVGAVYIAASMTELYDTMKRINNVFLSGMLIALALTAVLGVVLAHTITHPIKVMTRHATEVAEGKFDQQMPVFGEDEIGRLSVAFNYMTGRLREALSQNEEEKEKLSSILTNMSDGVVATDDHGRVILVNRRASAMLGVNENEMTGRHIAVLLGIDPEETEALYSGSSASTLLQLEPAGQDEPIVIRVTFTPIHRREFGITGTIAVLQDVTEQEEMETTRREFVANVSHELRTPLTTIRSYAEALDDGALSEPQLAERFVGVIRNETERMIRLVTDLLHLSRLDSNEAPLRMQPADVMEMLDEVADRFSFQMKQKHIRSGMFVEQGIGKVVIDRDQIEQVLDNLMSNALKYTPEGGSIRIEARRNNEGMLSISVQDTGIGIPKKDLDRIFERFYRVDKARSRNMGGTGLGLSIAREIVKAHGGQIFLESEYGQGTCTTFTLPMSGEGREAQ; translated from the coding sequence ATGCAGCTGATCGGAGTCTATTTTGTCAGCTCCATGAAGAACTCTCTGACGAGTAATTTTACACAGGATTTACAGGCACGGGCAGAAATGCTGTCTGTGCTGGCAGAGCAGGATTTGAGCGGCAGTGACGGTAAAATGGAGGAGGACAGCGTTGAAAGTCTGCGCGCGCGGGTGAACAATCTGTTCGATTTCAGCGGCGCGGAAATTCAGGTGCTGGATGCCAGCGGCAAGGTATTGATTACCTCCCAAGGCTCACACGCCGATTATGTCGGGCGTAAAAACACGCAGACCGTCGTCAGTCGCGCACTCCAGGGGATTCGCGATAATGAGGAGTACATGGTGGACGAGGATAACGTCCGTAAAAAGGTCGTCGCCAAGCCTGTCATCAGTCAGGGCAAAATTGTTGGCGCAGTGTATATCGCCGCTTCGATGACCGAGCTGTACGATACGATGAAACGCATTAACAATGTGTTTCTGTCCGGTATGCTGATTGCGCTGGCGTTGACGGCTGTGCTGGGCGTAGTGCTGGCGCATACCATTACACACCCGATCAAGGTGATGACACGCCATGCGACAGAGGTCGCAGAGGGCAAGTTTGACCAGCAGATGCCGGTGTTTGGCGAAGATGAGATCGGCAGGCTCAGCGTGGCCTTTAACTATATGACAGGCCGCTTGCGTGAGGCGCTGTCCCAAAATGAGGAGGAGAAGGAGAAGCTCTCCTCCATCCTGACCAATATGAGCGACGGTGTAGTCGCTACAGATGATCATGGCCGGGTCATTCTGGTTAACCGCCGGGCCAGCGCTATGCTGGGCGTGAACGAGAACGAAATGACCGGTAGACATATCGCGGTACTGCTGGGGATCGATCCGGAGGAAACCGAGGCCCTGTATAGCGGCTCTTCGGCCTCCACGCTGCTGCAGCTGGAGCCTGCGGGTCAGGATGAGCCGATCGTGATCCGCGTGACGTTCACGCCGATTCATCGGCGTGAATTTGGCATTACGGGCACGATTGCCGTGCTCCAGGACGTGACGGAGCAGGAGGAGATGGAGACGACACGACGGGAATTCGTAGCGAATGTATCCCATGAGCTGCGCACTCCGTTGACGACGATCCGCAGCTATGCCGAAGCGCTGGATGATGGCGCTCTGAGTGAGCCGCAGCTTGCGGAGCGCTTCGTGGGCGTAATTCGCAACGAGACGGAGCGTATGATCCGGCTGGTCACGGATTTGCTGCATCTGTCGCGGCTGGATTCCAATGAAGCGCCCTTGCGGATGCAGCCTGCGGATGTGATGGAGATGCTGGACGAAGTGGCGGATCGATTCTCTTTTCAAATGAAGCAAAAGCACATTCGCTCAGGAATGTTCGTAGAACAGGGGATCGGCAAGGTCGTCATCGACCGCGATCAAATTGAGCAGGTATTGGACAATCTGATGTCCAATGCGTTGAAATATACGCCGGAGGGCGGAAGTATTCGGATTGAAGCTCGCCGCAACAATGAGGGGATGCTGTCCATTTCGGTACAGGATACCGGAATTGGTATTCCGAAAAAGGACCTAGACCGGATTTTTGAACGGTTTTATCGTGTAGACAAGGCGAGATCGCGAAATATGGGCGGTACAGGATTAGGGCTGTCGATTGCCCGGGAAATTGTAAAGGCTCATGGAGGCCAGATTTTTCTGGAGTCAGAATATGGTCAAGGGACCTGCACAACCTTTACGCTCCCCATGTCGGGTGAAGGGAGGGAAGCACAGTGA
- a CDS encoding YycH family regulatory protein: MKERLKSGALVFLVASSLVQTYFLIYRLPGSDSVLTSETNYVKTESMGQEKKIENLVFPDKMLIHQGGKKHTVFYPGVAFYDLIYTRLESRSFNNFQRRSIQSADWARIRSENEGIELSFSGGVPVSLLERVMRLTPDSVFQGETINRIWIYIDEKNAKPHALFFSARGDVVYEANQFDMTVEDVKQHVNFGKNAPLYELVDNQYYIPVNDLETVQPVVYAGLFTTEQMQRNLFFDPGITRNIQEKDGSQIYTDSKRSLQIKQDQRWMSYTDPSAPGASGSSPIRDVLAAVDFVNQHGGWDASYQLKMRSSDENRTSVLFQQYYGAYPVLDTPSFRFGTIALQIQQETASVYDRSLLYLKGGEQSSKKVMLPGGETLKKQLETIGKGKTIRDLTPVYQPELTNDGLKLVPEWRVTLGDGSVAEIHAVPVTTASTALNSPQTQLSQETKK; this comes from the coding sequence GTGAAGGAACGTTTGAAGTCAGGGGCGCTTGTTTTTCTGGTGGCTTCCAGCCTGGTACAGACTTATTTTTTGATCTACCGCCTTCCAGGCAGTGATTCTGTACTCACTTCAGAAACAAACTATGTGAAGACCGAAAGCATGGGGCAGGAGAAAAAGATTGAAAACCTCGTGTTTCCCGATAAAATGCTCATTCACCAAGGGGGCAAAAAACATACTGTTTTTTATCCGGGTGTTGCTTTTTACGACTTGATTTACACGCGGCTGGAAAGCCGGAGCTTTAACAATTTCCAGCGTCGGAGTATCCAGTCGGCGGACTGGGCGCGGATTCGCAGCGAAAATGAGGGGATTGAATTGTCTTTTTCGGGCGGCGTTCCCGTTTCATTACTGGAGCGTGTCATGCGTCTGACGCCGGATTCGGTGTTTCAGGGAGAGACGATTAACCGCATCTGGATCTATATCGACGAAAAGAATGCCAAGCCGCATGCGCTCTTTTTCAGTGCCAGAGGCGATGTCGTGTATGAGGCGAACCAGTTCGACATGACGGTGGAGGATGTAAAACAGCATGTGAATTTTGGCAAAAATGCCCCGTTGTACGAACTGGTGGATAATCAGTATTACATCCCCGTAAACGATCTGGAGACGGTACAGCCTGTGGTGTATGCCGGGTTGTTTACGACAGAGCAGATGCAGCGCAACTTGTTTTTCGATCCGGGGATTACGCGCAATATTCAGGAGAAGGACGGCTCCCAAATTTATACGGACAGCAAGCGGAGTCTGCAAATCAAGCAGGATCAGCGATGGATGAGCTATACCGATCCCAGCGCCCCGGGGGCGAGTGGAAGCAGCCCGATCAGGGATGTATTGGCCGCAGTTGATTTTGTAAATCAACATGGTGGCTGGGATGCTTCTTATCAGCTGAAAATGAGAAGCAGTGATGAAAATCGTACGAGTGTGCTGTTTCAGCAGTATTACGGGGCTTATCCTGTGCTGGATACACCGTCATTCCGCTTTGGTACGATTGCGCTGCAAATCCAGCAGGAAACGGCATCTGTCTATGATCGTTCGCTGCTGTACCTCAAGGGTGGGGAGCAATCCTCGAAGAAGGTCATGCTTCCAGGCGGCGAAACCTTAAAGAAGCAATTGGAGACGATAGGCAAAGGAAAAACCATCAGGGATCTAACTCCTGTATATCAGCCGGAGCTGACCAATGATGGGTTGAAGCTTGTTCCTGAGTGGCGCGTTACGCTGGGCGACGGTTCTGTCGCAGAGATTCATGCAGTTCCGGTAACGACAGCATCGACAGCATTGAATTCACCACAAACGCAGCTATCTCAGGAGACAAAAAAGTGA
- the yycI gene encoding two-component system regulatory protein YycI, whose protein sequence is MDWSRAKNVLICTFLLLNAVLGYQLWHDAQETAGPNLDFTSLDENTQRLMEEKSIQVLAPIPGDTPQLPKLSYTYVHSGEKDDRVQLVKPVDSKLVFTHDALVEALEPQIKDIDNYQYDPLDVQEEPASGQTDAFVLHPLVQDKWPLFNVKLALFYSNQKITGYRKIQVILQPSDEAKKMLPASKALARLIDSYLPRDSIVKDIRLGYYGQTFNSDSQVAAPVWRFMLDNGKGVYYVQMNGDVISPKTEHTEGS, encoded by the coding sequence ATGGATTGGAGCCGCGCGAAAAACGTACTGATCTGTACATTTTTGCTGCTCAATGCGGTGCTGGGCTACCAGTTGTGGCATGATGCGCAGGAAACGGCAGGGCCGAATCTGGATTTTACCTCATTGGATGAAAATACGCAGCGTTTAATGGAAGAAAAGAGCATTCAGGTGCTGGCTCCGATTCCCGGGGACACCCCGCAGCTGCCCAAGCTTTCCTACACGTATGTTCATAGTGGGGAAAAGGATGATCGCGTGCAGTTGGTAAAACCGGTAGACAGCAAGCTTGTATTCACCCATGATGCGCTGGTTGAGGCATTGGAGCCGCAAATCAAGGATATCGACAACTACCAGTATGATCCACTGGATGTTCAGGAGGAGCCGGCATCCGGACAGACGGACGCTTTTGTGCTGCATCCGTTGGTACAGGACAAGTGGCCGCTGTTTAATGTGAAGCTGGCTCTGTTTTACAGCAATCAGAAGATTACAGGGTATCGTAAAATTCAGGTGATTCTCCAGCCCTCAGACGAGGCGAAGAAAATGCTGCCTGCGTCCAAGGCCTTGGCACGCTTGATCGACAGCTATTTGCCGCGTGACTCGATTGTGAAGGATATTCGGCTCGGTTATTATGGACAGACCTTTAACTCGGATAGCCAGGTGGCCGCCCCCGTGTGGCGGTTTATGCTGGATAACGGAAAAGGCGTTTATTATGTACAGATGAACGGAGATGTCATTAGTCCAAAGACAGAACATACAGAAGGGTCTTGA
- a CDS encoding MBL fold metallo-hydrolase has translation MGISFTVLSSGSTGNATVVRNEDTTLLIDAGLSAKRIDELLKERDLSGEELDGILVTHEHSDHVKGLGAMARKYNLPVYANEKTWFAISNAVGQIADENRRILETGATREFESLRVESFGISHDAAEPVGYSFYDGAEKLSVATDLGYVSDKVKQAISDADVLVLEANHDVEMLRMGRYPWNIKRRILSDIGHLSNEMAGAILSELLTGRTKRTYLAHLSRDHNMMELAKLTVRGAMEDRGCFYKDSEFRLCDTYYDRPTPWDKVSES, from the coding sequence ATGGGGATTTCATTTACCGTGCTGTCGAGCGGTTCGACCGGCAACGCTACCGTTGTGCGGAACGAAGACACGACATTACTCATCGACGCAGGTCTCAGCGCGAAGCGTATTGATGAATTGCTGAAGGAACGCGACCTGAGCGGAGAAGAGCTGGATGGTATTTTGGTCACGCATGAGCATTCCGATCATGTTAAAGGACTAGGCGCCATGGCGCGTAAATATAATTTACCTGTGTATGCCAATGAGAAGACGTGGTTTGCCATCAGCAATGCTGTCGGGCAAATTGCGGACGAGAACCGCAGAATATTGGAGACAGGCGCGACGCGGGAATTCGAGTCATTGCGCGTGGAGTCTTTTGGCATATCCCATGATGCAGCCGAGCCCGTAGGGTATAGCTTTTACGATGGGGCCGAGAAGCTCAGTGTAGCGACCGATCTCGGCTATGTCAGCGACAAGGTGAAGCAGGCGATATCAGACGCAGACGTATTGGTGCTGGAGGCTAATCATGATGTGGAGATGCTGCGGATGGGGCGTTATCCGTGGAACATCAAGCGTCGTATTCTGAGTGATATCGGTCACTTATCCAATGAGATGGCGGGTGCGATTCTTAGCGAGCTGCTGACAGGACGGACGAAGCGAACGTATTTGGCACATTTGAGCCGTGACCACAATATGATGGAGCTTGCGAAGCTGACCGTACGCGGCGCAATGGAGGACCGCGGCTGCTTTTACAAGGACAGTGAATTCCGGTTGTGCGATACGTATTATGATCGTCCTACACCTTGGGATAAGGTAAGTGAGTCATAA